The Thioalkalivibrio sulfidiphilus HL-EbGr7 genome includes a window with the following:
- the glnT gene encoding type III glutamate--ammonia ligase yields the protein MTPQEAKTYLESHQVKYILAQFVDIHGVAKTKSVPVSHLEDVLTDGAGFAGFAVWGLRMGPHEADYMARGDLSTLSIVPWQPGYARIVCDGYVNGEPYMLDTRNILAAQVKRLKERGWTMNTGLEPEFSLLRRDGNGCVVPADDSDRLDKPCYDYKGLSRSREFLERLVESLQAVNFDVYQVDHEDANGQFEINYTYSDCMTSADRYVFFRMAAGEIANQLGLICSFMPKPFSNRTGNGMHMHISIADESNPNIFQDPSDPRGLELSKTAYHFAAGLLAHAPALTALLAPSVNSYKRLVVGRALSGSTWAPAFISYGDNNRTSMVRIPKGRLELRLGDGACNPYLAAAAVIAAGLDGVDRKLEPGEPQNFNFYDLSPVELAEKGIKTLPQSLHEAIAALQKDALFAEQLGQDFIEEFIRLKNMEWVEYSRHVSDWELNRYVEFY from the coding sequence ATGACACCACAGGAAGCGAAGACCTATCTGGAGAGTCACCAGGTCAAGTACATCCTGGCCCAGTTCGTGGACATCCACGGCGTGGCCAAGACCAAGTCCGTGCCCGTCAGTCACCTGGAGGACGTGCTCACCGACGGCGCCGGTTTCGCCGGCTTCGCCGTGTGGGGCCTGCGCATGGGTCCCCACGAGGCGGACTACATGGCCCGGGGCGATCTCAGCACCCTGTCCATCGTGCCCTGGCAGCCCGGCTATGCGCGCATCGTCTGCGACGGCTACGTCAACGGCGAGCCCTACATGCTGGACACCCGCAACATCCTCGCCGCCCAGGTGAAGCGCCTCAAGGAGCGCGGCTGGACCATGAACACCGGGCTCGAGCCCGAGTTCAGCCTGCTGCGCCGCGACGGCAACGGCTGCGTCGTCCCCGCCGACGATTCCGACCGGCTCGACAAGCCCTGCTACGACTACAAGGGGCTGTCCCGTTCCCGTGAGTTCCTGGAGCGCCTGGTGGAGTCCCTGCAGGCGGTGAACTTCGATGTCTACCAGGTGGACCACGAGGACGCCAATGGCCAGTTCGAGATCAACTACACCTACTCGGACTGCATGACCTCCGCGGACCGCTACGTGTTCTTCCGCATGGCCGCCGGCGAGATCGCCAACCAGCTGGGACTCATCTGCTCCTTCATGCCCAAGCCCTTCTCCAACCGCACGGGCAACGGCATGCACATGCACATCTCCATCGCCGATGAATCCAATCCCAACATCTTCCAGGACCCGTCGGACCCCCGCGGCCTGGAACTCTCCAAGACCGCCTATCACTTCGCAGCGGGCCTGCTGGCCCACGCCCCGGCGCTGACCGCGCTCCTGGCGCCGAGTGTGAACTCCTACAAGCGCCTGGTGGTGGGCCGCGCACTGTCCGGTTCCACCTGGGCCCCGGCCTTCATCTCCTACGGCGACAACAACCGCACCTCCATGGTGCGCATCCCCAAGGGCCGCCTGGAGCTGCGCCTGGGCGACGGTGCCTGCAACCCGTACCTGGCCGCCGCCGCGGTGATCGCCGCCGGTCTCGATGGCGTGGACCGCAAGCTGGAGCCGGGCGAACCGCAGAACTTCAACTTCTATGACCTGAGCCCCGTGGAGCTGGCGGAGAAGGGCATCAAGACCCTGCCCCAGAGCCTGCACGAGGCCATCGCCGCGCTGCAGAAGGATGCGCTGTTCGCCGAACAGCTGGGCCAGGACTTCATCGAAGAGTTCATCCGGCTGAAGAACATGGAATGGGTGGAATACTCCCGCCATGTGTCCGACTGGGAACTCAACCGTTACGTGGAATTTTACTGA
- a CDS encoding glutamine amidotransferase, which produces MCGIVGLLLKNPSLNGQLGQLVTPMLESMSERGPDSAGLAVFADTDRGEKYSLFAQDADFDWDALERALDEALVPTPRIEAQGRYARLYLAADPDTVRPWFAEHFPALHILSAGHFIDIYKDAGHPAAIAERYGFPALTGSHAIGHTRMATESAITPAHAHPFTAGEDFCLVHNGSLSNPYKIRRQLERKGIRFETDNDTEAACRFLEWRLRDGDSLEDALSQGFNVLDGFYTLLMGTHDKLALVRDPFACKPAVVAETDDYVAIGSEYRALAHLPGVKEAMLFEPKPEEIYSWTR; this is translated from the coding sequence ATGTGTGGAATCGTAGGACTCTTGCTCAAGAACCCGTCCCTGAACGGGCAACTGGGCCAACTGGTGACCCCCATGCTGGAAAGCATGTCCGAGCGCGGCCCGGACTCGGCGGGGCTCGCCGTCTTCGCCGACACCGACCGGGGCGAGAAGTACAGCCTGTTCGCCCAGGACGCGGACTTCGACTGGGACGCCCTGGAGCGCGCCCTGGACGAGGCCCTGGTGCCCACGCCGCGCATCGAGGCCCAGGGCCGCTACGCGCGTCTCTACCTCGCTGCCGACCCGGATACCGTGCGCCCCTGGTTCGCGGAACACTTCCCGGCGCTGCACATCCTCAGTGCCGGGCACTTCATCGACATCTACAAGGACGCGGGCCACCCGGCGGCCATTGCCGAGCGCTACGGCTTCCCGGCGCTCACCGGCAGCCACGCCATCGGCCACACCCGCATGGCCACGGAGTCGGCCATCACCCCGGCCCACGCCCACCCGTTCACGGCGGGCGAGGACTTCTGCCTGGTACACAATGGCTCGCTGTCCAACCCCTACAAGATCCGCCGGCAACTGGAACGCAAGGGCATCCGCTTCGAGACCGACAACGACACCGAGGCCGCCTGCCGCTTCCTGGAATGGCGCCTGCGCGACGGGGACAGCCTGGAGGACGCCCTGTCCCAGGGCTTCAACGTTCTGGACGGCTTCTACACCCTGCTCATGGGCACCCACGACAAGCTCGCCCTGGTGCGCGACCCCTTCGCCTGCAAGCCCGCCGTGGTGGCCGAGACCGACGACTACGTGGCCATCGGCTCCGAGTACCGGGCGCTCGCCCACCTGCCCGGGGTGAAGGAGGCCATGCTGTTCGAACCCAAGCCCGAGGAGATCTACTCGTGGACACGCTGA
- a CDS encoding protein glxC has product MDTLNPTAEAVRFDLSETTVRELNQYLHHDLPGSGAKHVEVLNPNGRHNLAVGVDAPVSIDIRGHAGYFVGGMNKLAHITVHGNVGWSVGENIMSGSIRVKGNASECVAASGHGGLVVIEGDASSRCGISMKGCDIVVGGSVGHMSAFMAQAGTLVVCGDADPGLGDSLYEAVIYVRGTIHGLGADAREEPMSDDDYARVANLLERAGFDHDLQEFKRVASARSLYHWNADHHQEY; this is encoded by the coding sequence GTGGACACGCTGAACCCCACCGCCGAGGCCGTGCGTTTCGACCTGTCGGAAACCACGGTGCGCGAGCTGAACCAGTATCTGCACCACGACCTCCCCGGCAGCGGCGCGAAACACGTCGAGGTGCTCAACCCCAACGGCCGGCACAACCTGGCCGTGGGCGTGGACGCCCCCGTGAGCATCGACATCCGGGGACACGCCGGCTACTTCGTGGGCGGCATGAACAAGCTGGCCCACATCACCGTGCACGGCAACGTGGGCTGGAGCGTGGGCGAGAACATCATGTCCGGCAGCATCCGGGTGAAGGGCAACGCCTCCGAATGCGTCGCCGCCTCCGGCCACGGCGGGCTGGTGGTCATCGAGGGCGACGCCTCGTCCCGCTGCGGCATCTCCATGAAGGGCTGCGACATCGTGGTGGGCGGCAGCGTCGGCCACATGTCCGCCTTCATGGCCCAGGCCGGCACCCTGGTGGTGTGCGGCGACGCGGACCCGGGCCTCGGGGATTCCCTCTACGAGGCGGTCATCTACGTGCGCGGCACCATCCACGGCCTGGGCGCCGATGCCCGGGAAGAACCCATGAGCGACGATGACTACGCCCGGGTGGCCAACCTGCTGGAGCGGGCCGGCTTCGACCACGACCTCCAGGAGTTCAAGCGCGTGGCCTCCGCCCGCAGCCTGTACCACTGGAACGCCGATCACCACCAGGAGTACTGA
- a CDS encoding FMN-binding glutamate synthase family protein, with translation MSKNIYIEPNYTYGDHTLHYIQQAAEHGLYEIRGLGAKRRLPTFDDLTFLTASASRYPLEGYREKCETKTVLGTRFAKNPIELGIPITIAGMSFGALTAQAKDALGRAAGEMGTSTTTGDGGMTPEERRSSKTLVYQCLPSRYGFNPDDLRKADAIELVIGQGAKPGGGGMLLGQKISPRVAKMRTLPEGVDQRSACRHPDWTGSDDLAIKLSELREITDWQVPIYVKVGATRVKNDVKLAVAAGADVVVVDGMQGGTAATQQVFIEHAGIPTLAALRQAVEALEEIDMVGQVQLIISGGIRSGADVAKALAMGADAVSIGQAAMMALGCNARHYHMNGELVDATEDFAALGTAPGYCHHCHTGRCPVGIATQTPELEKRLDVDWGARRVKNYLQTLTMELTTLARACGKSNVHNLEREDLAALTIEAAAMAKIPLAGTDWIPGVSGY, from the coding sequence ATGAGCAAGAACATCTACATCGAGCCCAACTACACCTACGGCGACCACACGCTGCACTACATCCAGCAGGCCGCCGAGCACGGGCTCTACGAGATCCGCGGGCTCGGCGCCAAGCGCCGCCTGCCCACCTTTGACGATCTGACCTTCCTCACCGCCTCGGCCTCCCGCTATCCGCTGGAAGGCTACCGGGAGAAGTGTGAGACCAAGACGGTGCTGGGCACCCGCTTCGCCAAGAATCCCATCGAGCTCGGCATCCCCATCACCATCGCCGGCATGAGCTTCGGCGCGCTCACCGCCCAGGCCAAGGACGCGCTGGGCCGCGCCGCCGGCGAGATGGGCACCTCCACCACCACCGGCGACGGCGGCATGACCCCGGAGGAACGCCGTTCCTCCAAGACCCTGGTCTACCAGTGCCTGCCGTCCCGCTACGGCTTCAACCCCGACGACCTGCGCAAGGCCGACGCCATCGAACTGGTGATCGGGCAGGGCGCCAAGCCCGGCGGCGGCGGCATGCTGCTGGGCCAGAAGATCAGCCCCCGGGTGGCGAAGATGCGCACCCTGCCCGAGGGCGTGGACCAGCGTTCCGCCTGCCGCCATCCCGACTGGACCGGCTCCGATGATCTCGCCATCAAGCTCTCCGAGCTGCGCGAGATCACCGACTGGCAGGTGCCCATCTACGTGAAGGTGGGCGCAACCCGGGTGAAGAACGACGTGAAGCTCGCTGTGGCCGCCGGCGCCGACGTGGTGGTGGTGGACGGCATGCAGGGCGGCACCGCCGCCACCCAGCAGGTGTTCATCGAACACGCCGGCATTCCCACGCTCGCCGCCCTGCGCCAGGCGGTGGAGGCCCTGGAGGAGATCGACATGGTGGGCCAGGTGCAGCTCATCATCTCCGGCGGCATCCGCAGCGGGGCGGACGTGGCCAAGGCGCTCGCCATGGGCGCCGACGCCGTGTCCATCGGCCAGGCCGCCATGATGGCGCTCGGCTGCAACGCCCGGCACTACCACATGAACGGCGAACTGGTGGACGCCACCGAGGACTTCGCGGCGCTGGGCACCGCGCCCGGCTACTGCCACCACTGCCACACCGGCCGCTGCCCCGTGGGCATCGCCACCCAGACGCCGGAACTGGAAAAGCGCCTGGACGTGGACTGGGGCGCGCGCCGCGTGAAGAACTACCTGCAGACGCTGACCATGGAACTCACCACGCTCGCCCGGGCCTGCGGCAAGTCCAACGTGCACAACCTGGAGCGCGAGGACCTCGCCGCGCTGACCATCGAGGCCGCCGCCATGGCCAAGATCCCCCTGGCCGGCACCGACTGGATCCCGGGCGTGAGCGGCTACTGA
- a CDS encoding helix-turn-helix domain-containing protein, whose protein sequence is MSTVATRKAKPKAAGKAARPAAPEPAAHAEDRNLDQHIGHVLREKRQAQSLTIADVADLAGVSRGMLSKIENGQVSTSLETLRKLSGVLGMTLAQLFKNFDVPEGGAQHVKSGEGLEVVRRGTRRGHTYHLLAYDQGPRKQVEPFLITMDDASEVFPTFTHPGTEFIYMLEGRIEYRHGRNTYLLEPGDSLTFKGSIPHGPERLLEVPIRFLAVINYGDEE, encoded by the coding sequence GTGTCCACCGTGGCCACCCGCAAGGCGAAACCCAAGGCGGCCGGGAAGGCCGCGCGGCCTGCAGCGCCCGAACCCGCAGCGCACGCGGAGGACCGCAACCTGGACCAGCACATCGGCCACGTGCTGCGGGAAAAACGCCAGGCCCAGTCGCTCACCATCGCCGACGTGGCCGATCTCGCCGGCGTGAGCCGGGGCATGCTCTCCAAGATCGAGAACGGCCAGGTCTCCACCAGCCTGGAGACCCTGCGCAAGCTGTCGGGTGTGCTGGGCATGACCCTGGCCCAGCTGTTCAAGAACTTCGACGTCCCCGAGGGCGGCGCCCAGCACGTGAAGAGCGGCGAGGGCCTGGAAGTGGTGCGCCGCGGCACCCGCCGAGGTCATACCTATCACCTGCTCGCCTACGACCAGGGCCCCCGCAAGCAGGTGGAGCCCTTCCTCATCACCATGGACGACGCCAGCGAGGTGTTCCCCACCTTCACCCATCCGGGCACCGAGTTCATCTACATGCTCGAAGGCCGCATCGAATACCGCCACGGCCGCAACACCTATCTCCTGGAGCCCGGCGACTCCCTCACCTTCAAGGGCAGCATCCCCCACGGCCCCGAGCGACTCCTGGAAGTCCCGATCCGCTTCCTGGCGGTGATCAACTATGGGGACGAAGAGTGA
- a CDS encoding GNAT family N-acetyltransferase gives MGTKSEPVLIRDAVADDIPAMVELLAQLFSIEQDFVPDAEKQGRGLALLLVQPGAQVLVAEREGGVVGMISVQTLISTAEGGAVGLVEDLVVGEGHRGEGIGGRLLRGMEARASEMGLSRLQLLADSDNAPALDFYTRRGWRRTSLLALRRNS, from the coding sequence ATGGGGACGAAGAGTGAGCCCGTCCTGATCCGCGACGCCGTGGCGGACGACATCCCCGCCATGGTGGAGCTCCTCGCCCAGCTGTTCAGCATCGAGCAGGACTTCGTGCCAGATGCGGAGAAGCAGGGCAGGGGGCTTGCGTTGCTACTGGTGCAGCCGGGCGCGCAGGTGCTGGTGGCCGAGCGGGAGGGCGGGGTGGTGGGCATGATCAGCGTGCAGACACTTATCTCCACGGCGGAAGGGGGGGCTGTGGGGCTGGTGGAGGATCTGGTGGTGGGTGAGGGCCATCGGGGGGAGGGGATTGGCGGGCGATTGCTTCGGGGGATGGAGGCTCGCGCGTCGGAGATGGGGCTTAGCCGGCTGCAACTGCTGGCCGATAGCGACAATGCGCCGGCCCTGGATTTCTATACGCGGCGCGGGTGGCGCCGCACTTCACTGCTGGCCTTGCGCCGGAATTCCTGA
- a CDS encoding DUF5677 domain-containing protein, translating to MKIHGDGFLSEAGQEKARQIRVRNDRLFRALERSISEVRSFASSKDVCQQDTDRDRQKIIALVLAARVLEISEAALLVMKNGMSNEANTLFRVFLDAYFVFANVCSDPSFVSNYFKSDKTARLKKVKEDTHHLFEK from the coding sequence GTGAAGATACACGGTGATGGATTCTTATCCGAAGCTGGACAAGAGAAGGCACGCCAGATACGCGTGCGAAACGATCGGCTATTTCGGGCGCTCGAACGAAGCATTTCGGAAGTTCGTTCATTCGCATCGTCAAAAGATGTTTGTCAGCAAGATACTGACAGGGATCGCCAGAAGATAATTGCCCTCGTGTTGGCGGCCAGAGTTCTTGAGATTTCCGAAGCTGCTTTACTTGTTATGAAAAATGGCATGAGCAACGAAGCAAACACTCTATTCCGTGTATTTTTAGATGCATACTTTGTATTTGCAAATGTTTGTAGTGACCCTTCATTTGTCTCGAACTATTTCAAATCAGATAAGACCGCCCGACTTAAGAAAGTAAAAGAGGACACCCATCATTTATTTGAAAAGTAA
- a CDS encoding transcriptional regulator, with amino-acid sequence MLTIIESPLFSKLWPDYWSVEEHGEFTTHLAGNPEAGDLIPGSGGCRKIRWTRPGMGKRGGVRVIYTVRLKRGTVVLLTIYSKSAKDNIPSHVLRQIAEELDHD; translated from the coding sequence ATGCTGACCATCATTGAGTCGCCACTCTTTAGCAAGCTCTGGCCTGACTACTGGTCGGTTGAGGAGCACGGCGAGTTCACCACCCATCTGGCGGGCAACCCCGAAGCTGGCGACTTGATCCCCGGTTCCGGTGGGTGTCGCAAGATCCGGTGGACTCGCCCCGGGATGGGCAAACGCGGCGGTGTACGAGTCATCTACACCGTGCGCCTCAAACGCGGCACAGTAGTGCTGCTCACAATCTATTCCAAGAGCGCGAAGGACAATATTCCATCGCATGTATTGCGCCAGATCGCGGAGGAACTTGATCATGACTAG
- a CDS encoding helix-turn-helix domain-containing protein, which yields MTSKKSISARDANRNIGEELLQAIRDVKNGKHGAKYSVEANDVVAARLKSGLSQAQFAAALHISSRTLQQWEQGRRQPSGAAATLLKIVSRHPEVLREVADA from the coding sequence ATGACTAGCAAAAAGTCCATTTCAGCGCGTGATGCGAACCGTAACATCGGTGAAGAGCTGCTGCAGGCCATTCGTGACGTCAAGAACGGAAAGCACGGCGCCAAGTACAGCGTTGAGGCCAATGACGTGGTTGCGGCGCGCCTCAAGTCGGGCCTTTCGCAGGCGCAGTTTGCTGCCGCCCTGCATATTTCGTCCCGCACGCTTCAGCAATGGGAGCAAGGGCGCCGGCAGCCATCTGGTGCGGCTGCAACCCTTCTTAAGATTGTGTCTCGCCATCCAGAGGTTCTTCGTGAGGTCGCAGACGCATAA
- a CDS encoding cache domain-containing protein, translating to MSNVLSDKQFLREMPFVNTCNETLLALGEWWRKVALIGKISSLDVAATILDDMDLARNGFQTLQKELIDNLVRENLRKLDQELGARAQFAIDILIRNLFERTADVGFLATDEDIREFLRHPEASPEATEAIVERLREYTLKYSVYDEILLLDPQGHVRAHLDPANPVVHSRDPLISETLRGEAPYVETFRPTDLLPGRRAGLIYSAPVTDSDQPGARVLGLLCLSFRFDDEMAGIFANLVRPGELVAILDRNDRVIASSDERRLPIGTSITGARDGQLSRLGHGSDAYLARNCQTKGYQGYMGLSWKGQVMAPMESAFRTGEQGGEGSDAGTHQEGEFISLELRNIRKNAARVTDDLSLIVLNGQIVAAKRDAHEFMPVLSEIRVIGNRTRQVFDNSITRLYATVLESLMNEVQFQAFLAVDIMDRNLYERANDVRWWALTSRFREILDLTTRTEDQRQTLTEILAYINSLYTVYTNLILFDANRVIVAVSSPEEQHLLGTILPAEGGFSEALGIRDSQRYVVSPFNSTHLYKDRPTYIYMTSVRSPKSGRALGGIAIAFDSEPQFAAMLEDALPRDDAGHIIEGSFAVFADRQGNVISATGGDLRPGDRIDLEGDLLSLENGTRRSALIEYRGRNYAVGAAVSQGYREYKTTNDYDNDVVALVFMSV from the coding sequence ATGTCCAACGTGTTGTCGGATAAGCAGTTTCTACGGGAGATGCCATTCGTCAACACATGCAATGAAACCCTGCTGGCTCTGGGTGAGTGGTGGCGCAAGGTCGCCCTGATCGGAAAAATCAGCAGCCTGGACGTGGCGGCCACAATCCTGGACGACATGGACCTGGCCCGCAACGGGTTCCAGACACTCCAGAAGGAACTCATCGATAACCTTGTCCGGGAGAATCTGCGCAAGCTGGACCAGGAACTGGGCGCCCGGGCGCAGTTTGCCATCGACATCCTGATCCGCAATCTCTTCGAGCGCACGGCGGATGTGGGTTTCCTGGCGACGGACGAGGACATCCGCGAATTCCTGCGTCACCCGGAGGCCTCGCCGGAGGCCACCGAGGCGATCGTCGAGCGCCTGCGCGAATACACCCTCAAATACAGTGTGTATGACGAAATCCTGCTGCTCGACCCCCAGGGTCATGTTCGCGCACACCTGGACCCCGCCAACCCGGTGGTCCATTCCAGGGATCCGCTGATCAGTGAAACACTCCGCGGCGAGGCCCCCTATGTCGAGACATTCCGCCCCACGGATCTCCTGCCCGGGCGCCGCGCCGGTCTGATCTACTCGGCACCGGTCACCGACTCAGACCAGCCCGGTGCCCGGGTCCTCGGTCTGCTCTGTCTGAGCTTTCGTTTTGATGACGAGATGGCCGGCATCTTTGCCAACCTGGTGAGGCCCGGAGAGTTGGTGGCAATCCTCGACCGCAACGACCGCGTCATTGCCAGCAGTGATGAACGGCGCCTGCCCATCGGCACCTCGATCACCGGTGCCCGTGACGGGCAGCTGTCCAGACTGGGCCATGGCTCGGACGCTTATCTGGCTCGGAACTGCCAGACCAAGGGCTATCAGGGTTATATGGGGCTGTCCTGGAAAGGGCAGGTGATGGCGCCGATGGAATCCGCCTTCAGGACTGGCGAGCAGGGCGGGGAGGGTAGCGATGCCGGGACACACCAGGAGGGTGAATTCATCTCTCTTGAGTTGCGCAACATCCGCAAGAACGCCGCCCGGGTCACCGACGACCTGTCCCTGATCGTGCTGAACGGACAGATCGTTGCCGCCAAGCGCGATGCCCACGAGTTCATGCCCGTGTTGAGCGAGATCCGGGTGATCGGCAACCGCACCCGGCAGGTCTTCGACAACTCGATTACCCGCCTCTACGCGACCGTGCTGGAATCCCTGATGAACGAGGTCCAGTTCCAAGCGTTTCTGGCCGTGGACATCATGGACCGCAACCTCTACGAGCGTGCCAACGACGTTCGCTGGTGGGCGCTGACCAGCCGTTTCAGGGAGATCCTGGACCTGACCACGCGCACTGAAGATCAACGGCAGACGCTGACGGAGATCCTCGCCTACATCAACAGTCTCTATACCGTTTACACAAATCTGATCCTGTTCGATGCCAACCGGGTCATCGTTGCAGTCTCCAGCCCCGAAGAGCAGCATCTGCTCGGCACGATTCTGCCTGCCGAGGGCGGCTTCTCTGAGGCACTCGGGATCCGCGATTCACAGCGTTATGTGGTATCGCCGTTTAATTCCACGCATCTCTACAAAGATCGCCCGACCTATATCTACATGACCTCCGTGCGTTCTCCGAAAAGCGGACGCGCCCTTGGCGGCATTGCAATCGCCTTTGACAGCGAACCACAGTTCGCTGCGATGCTCGAGGATGCGCTTCCCAGGGATGATGCGGGCCATATCATCGAAGGCAGCTTCGCCGTCTTCGCGGATCGCCAGGGCAATGTCATCAGCGCCACCGGTGGAGACCTGCGCCCCGGTGACCGGATCGATCTGGAAGGAGATCTGCTCAGTCTCGAGAACGGCACGCGTCGATCCGCACTGATTGAATATCGCGGCAGAAACTACGCGGTGGGCGCTGCGGTGTCTCAGGGATACCGGGAGTACAAGACCACCAACGACTACGACAATGACGTGGTGGCACTGGTGTTCATGTCTGTCTAG